A genomic window from Flavobacterium johnsoniae includes:
- the idi gene encoding isopentenyl-diphosphate Delta-isomerase, whose product MTEEKVILVNENDEQIGLMPKLEAHEKALLHRAFSVFVLNEQNEIMLQQRAHQKYHSPLLWTNTCCSHQREGETNIEAGSRRLFEEMGFRTELKELFHFIYKAPFDNGLTEHELDHVMIGYYNEKPNINTEEVEAWKWMKIEDVKTDIQKQPEIYTVWFKIIFDEFYHYLEDHKL is encoded by the coding sequence ATGACAGAAGAAAAAGTAATATTGGTTAACGAAAATGATGAGCAGATTGGTTTAATGCCAAAATTAGAAGCACATGAAAAAGCGCTTTTGCACCGTGCATTTTCAGTTTTTGTTTTAAACGAACAAAATGAAATCATGCTGCAACAGCGAGCACATCAAAAATATCATTCGCCTTTACTTTGGACGAATACTTGCTGCAGCCATCAACGCGAAGGTGAAACGAACATCGAGGCGGGAAGCAGAAGATTGTTTGAAGAAATGGGTTTTAGAACGGAATTGAAAGAGCTGTTTCATTTTATTTATAAAGCTCCTTTTGATAACGGATTAACAGAGCATGAATTAGATCATGTAATGATTGGATATTATAATGAAAAACCAAACATCAACACAGAAGAAGTTGAAGCTTGGAAATGGATGAAAATTGAAGATGTAAAAACCGATATTCAGAAACAGCCCGAAATTTACACCGTTTGGTTTAAAATAATTTTTGATGAATTTTATCATTATTTAGAAGATCATAAACTTTAA
- the msrB gene encoding peptide-methionine (R)-S-oxide reductase MsrB, which yields MKSKTQLISLCFLLPLFILQACGQNNKKDAKPISMEKNIITKPGNPYYSNTDTTKLNVSNAEWKKVLPEDVYAVMREADTERPFTGKYWNTDEKGTYYCASCGNKLFRSTAKFSSTCGWPSFFEQDNKKSIVFKEDNSIGMERIETLCGRCGGHLGHIFDDGPEPTGKRYCMNSIALDFIPDNK from the coding sequence ATGAAATCTAAAACTCAACTTATTAGCCTTTGCTTTTTGTTACCGCTTTTTATTTTACAGGCTTGCGGACAAAACAACAAAAAGGATGCAAAACCAATTTCGATGGAAAAAAATATAATTACTAAACCGGGAAATCCATATTATTCAAATACAGACACCACAAAATTGAATGTTAGTAACGCCGAATGGAAAAAAGTTTTACCCGAAGATGTTTATGCTGTTATGCGTGAAGCAGATACAGAAAGACCTTTTACAGGAAAATATTGGAATACAGACGAAAAAGGAACCTATTATTGTGCTTCTTGCGGAAACAAACTTTTCAGATCTACTGCCAAATTCTCCAGCACTTGCGGATGGCCAAGTTTCTTTGAACAAGACAACAAAAAAAGCATTGTTTTTAAAGAAGATAATTCAATTGGAATGGAACGAATTGAAACACTTTGCGGACGTTGCGGCGGACATTTAGGACATATTTTCGACGATGGTCCAGAACCAACAGGAAAACGTTATTGCATGAATTCAATTGCGCTTGATTTTATTCCAGACAACAAATAA
- the msrA gene encoding peptide-methionine (S)-S-oxide reductase MsrA, with translation MKNILLICLFALSLNGFSQNKKASNLETITLGGGCYWCVEAVYENLDGVKSVVSGFSGGNVANPTYEEVCTGETGHAEVVQITYDKTVTDINEIFKVFFTVHDPTTLNRQGADVGTQYRSVIFYKNAEQKKAAESIISELNKAKVYKSPIVTKVEPFKAFYKAEDYHQNYYANNKNQPYCRMVIQPKLEKFEKVFKDKLKKH, from the coding sequence ATGAAAAATATACTTTTAATATGTTTATTTGCGCTTTCGCTGAATGGCTTTTCGCAAAATAAAAAAGCGTCAAATCTAGAAACGATTACACTTGGCGGAGGCTGTTACTGGTGTGTAGAAGCCGTTTATGAGAATCTGGATGGAGTAAAATCTGTCGTTTCTGGATTCTCTGGCGGAAATGTTGCTAATCCTACTTACGAGGAAGTTTGTACCGGAGAAACCGGACATGCAGAAGTTGTTCAAATTACGTATGACAAAACCGTAACGGATATTAACGAGATCTTCAAAGTCTTTTTTACCGTTCACGATCCTACAACTTTAAACCGTCAGGGCGCAGATGTTGGAACACAATATCGCTCTGTAATTTTTTATAAAAATGCCGAACAGAAAAAAGCGGCAGAGAGCATTATTTCTGAATTGAATAAAGCTAAAGTTTATAAAAGTCCAATCGTGACTAAAGTGGAACCATTTAAAGCCTTTTACAAAGCCGAAGATTATCATCAGAACTATTATGCGAATAACAAAAATCAGCCGTATTGTAGAATGGTAATTCAGCCTAAATTAGAAAAATTTGAAAAAGTTTTTAAGGATAAACTGAAAAAGCATTAA
- a CDS encoding META domain-containing protein, producing the protein MKKYTLAVVSVLTLLLTSCMASKDTKSAGNLFDTTWELEYISGPRIAFEGLYPNKKPQLTFDQKETRVYGNNGCNGYSAPYTLNGKSLSFGEAGPTTMMFCEGGGEQVFLKQIKQITSYSVDKDGKLNLIQGDIPVMRFKKVAKQ; encoded by the coding sequence ATGAAAAAATACACACTTGCAGTCGTTTCAGTTTTAACCTTATTATTAACTTCTTGTATGGCATCTAAAGACACAAAAAGCGCAGGAAATCTATTTGATACAACTTGGGAACTGGAGTATATTTCTGGACCAAGAATTGCTTTTGAAGGTTTGTATCCGAATAAAAAACCTCAATTAACTTTCGACCAAAAAGAAACAAGAGTTTACGGAAATAACGGATGTAATGGTTACAGCGCGCCATATACTTTAAACGGGAAATCTTTAAGTTTTGGAGAAGCTGGTCCAACAACAATGATGTTTTGTGAAGGTGGAGGAGAACAAGTATTTCTAAAACAAATTAAACAAATTACAAGTTATTCTGTCGATAAAGATGGGAAACTGAATTTAATTCAAGGCGATATACCTGTAATGCGATTCAAAAAAGTAGCTAAACAATAG
- a CDS encoding DUF6630 family protein gives MANFFSNLFGRNNDPKSIVSFDIIEPIYNYLYSQQSSLEFKMKGIQENVSVNLFYFPSSFDHEEGIAEIKKAGFNNAYEVLNELYKKMNIGSLSEEAIKEGLEYDFIHIQFYSQPTPEEKKVFKRSIKNFTIFFCCTNSLEINDFRILYSGKHFFDYTKGLLESEVLDINNPKNESEEIGIRDFKLVLQGICQYLNIEIPKTVEFPSNDNLLANEEATEKDFEEFIQLVSRGNIEENELKKQSKKLFKNYKKEAKEYDDIIGDHFAFFESIDAWNSDWKFDPEDAEYFISNLIGEDFTFDYPEETYSHELFPYIQSELEKSNLELLTYETFGDNYLFFVANKDEVERILELSELTKIEINQL, from the coding sequence GCCAACAATCTAGCCTTGAATTTAAAATGAAAGGAATTCAGGAGAATGTGTCTGTAAATTTATTTTATTTTCCGAGTTCATTTGATCATGAAGAAGGAATAGCAGAAATTAAAAAAGCTGGTTTTAATAATGCTTATGAAGTTTTAAATGAACTTTATAAAAAAATGAATATTGGTTCTCTTTCCGAAGAAGCAATTAAAGAAGGTTTGGAATACGATTTTATTCATATTCAATTTTACTCGCAGCCAACTCCCGAAGAAAAGAAAGTGTTTAAACGTTCTATAAAAAACTTTACTATCTTTTTTTGCTGCACAAATAGTTTAGAAATAAATGATTTCAGAATATTATATTCAGGAAAACATTTCTTTGATTACACAAAAGGATTATTGGAAAGTGAAGTTTTAGATATAAATAATCCAAAGAATGAAAGTGAAGAAATCGGAATTCGAGATTTTAAATTGGTGTTGCAAGGAATTTGTCAGTATTTAAATATTGAAATTCCAAAAACTGTAGAATTTCCTTCAAATGATAATTTATTAGCAAATGAAGAAGCAACAGAAAAAGATTTTGAAGAGTTTATTCAATTGGTTTCAAGGGGAAATATTGAAGAAAATGAACTAAAAAAACAATCGAAAAAGCTTTTTAAAAATTATAAAAAAGAGGCAAAAGAATACGATGATATTATCGGAGATCATTTTGCGTTTTTTGAAAGTATCGACGCTTGGAACAGCGATTGGAAATTTGATCCAGAAGATGCAGAATATTTTATTTCTAATTTAATTGGCGAAGATTTTACTTTCGATTATCCCGAAGAAACTTATAGTCATGAACTCTTTCCTTACATTCAATCTGAATTAGAAAAATCAAATCTTGAGCTGTTAACCTATGAAACTTTTGGTGACAACTATTTGTTTTTTGTTGCTAATAAAGACGAAGTCGAAAGAATTTTAGAATTGTCTGAATTGACAAAGATTGAAATTAATCAGTTGTAA